A window of Miscanthus floridulus cultivar M001 chromosome 12, ASM1932011v1, whole genome shotgun sequence genomic DNA:
GCAGTTTTAAGCCGTGGGAGTGAATGGAGACCGGAGGATGAAAACGATCGTGTCTCACTCTCTCTGGTGTCACTTGACTACGACATCATGCAGTACGTGTTCGGCAAGGAGCACGAGTACGACGTGTACATATAATCTAGGAATCGTGAGTTACTATGAGGCAaattaaaaaacaattattgtacCTATAATCTATTAAGTCGTTTTAAATTACTTTGACACTACACAAGACTACCTACGAGATAATACCAACGTACCTTTACAAAAAAAAAGTACAGCTCCTATCCGGAGGGAGTTGTTGCCTTCAACTCAAATGCCCCCTTCCTTATTGTCGTCCTATCTGTCTGTTGTGGAAGAAGTTGAGCATGTgtacttcttttttttttgtgaaaaaagCATGTGTACTTCTAAGTGTGATAGTTAGAGTTGAATTAGTTGTAATTGTAATGGTCAGAGGCTAATTAACTGCACTTGTCCCTGTAATGGTTTGAGTTAAAACTGCTTGAATAGCAGCTGTTAAATTGTCTGTATTCCTTCTTGGGAATGGCTAGGTACTGTGGCCGGCAAACAAACAATGTCCTTTTGTGGTAGTTACTAGTGAATTCTGACAGGTTGTCTAGGTAAACTAACACTGTGGTCCGCTCCCacccccttcttctccctcgacaGCGGCCCTTCTCCCCTACCCTCGCATCCTCTCCTGTCACCCTCGGGGCCCAGCCaccggctacctcgtcgtcgacCACGCCGCCCACCTCCCGACCCTGCCCCTCGACCCCGCCCTCCTCCTTGTCCTCGCTGCCGCCATCGCCCAACGCCTCGCCGCGGCGCGCTAGGGCGAGCTCCGCCCATGGAGCTCCTCCGGCCCGACCTGGCCTGGCCGCCTCCACCGTTGCCAGGGCCCCTAAACTGCCCTGCCGCAGTCCCCACCGCCTGGCCGGCCTTCATCCCCCCCGAACCCCCTTCTATGCCCACTGGAGATGGAGAAGATAGGGAgagtaagagagagagagagagggtgttgAACTTACCCGACGCCAACGATGTCGTCGTCTTGGGCGCGGTCGGGCGGCATCTTCTTCTTCGTCTCCGGCACGGGCGTTccgcgcgcggcgcggcgcgtgggGAGGCGGGTGACTAACGCGGATGCAACTTATTAGATGACTGCAAAGGAGTACTTCTGTAAATTAAAAGGAGATGACCATACCCATACATCCTCGTCACGAGACCCAGTCACCAAGGCCAACGAGTTCTATGAGAGAAACAACCGTCCAGTGGTTTATGGGAAACTCGCTCCATTCTTGCCGAGGGGGgagatttatttttttaataggGAGGGGGAAGATGTTAGCCCATTCCCCAAACTGGAACCTGCTCTCGTTGCACCATCCcaagggcgtgtttagttcgcgaattttgagaatttggctaccgtagcactttcgtttttatttgacaattagtgttcaatcatagactaattaggctcaaaacgttcgtctcgcaattttcaaccaaactgtgcaattagttttttttttccgtctacatttaatgctctatgcacgtatcgtaagattcgatgtgatggctactgtagcactttttgagaaactttttaggaactaaacaagcaccaaattataaatcattctaGCTTTCTTGAGAGTTAAAGCATTTGAAGTTTATcaagtttatataataaaatagtaGCATTATGATACCTAATAAGTAtcattcattaattatattttcatagtatacctattcgatgacataaatctttataattctctcTACAGTTTCAATaaatttgagatgctttgactctccaagaaagttacaacgacttataatttgggacggatgAAGCAGGTAACTGAGCATGAAAAACGGATGAGAAACAATCAGACGAATCATTTTTCAGTTTTGTCAGCTGATGCAATTGAAATAAAAGGAGCCTTTGGTTTTCCTTCGTCAATGAAGTGAAGATTTTCCATCTCTATGAGGGGGACGGCAACATTTCCATGAAGGTTAAGCCACTGGCCAACCAATGCGAATCATTTAAAACTAGTATGACCAACAAACCTAAACCGTGCACAAACTTTGGATCAATATAAGACACCTATCGCGAGGACATGAGACAATCGAGACCCAGAAACATGATACAAACTCCTTCAACAAAAGAATCTTACATAAAGTAGGTACTCTTGTATTGTTCATATTCGCATGGATTCAATTCCTCGTTCCCTTTGTCTTAGGAtgtgtttagttcacgaaatttaagaatttggctactgtagcactttcatttttatttgacggttagtgttcaatcatggactaattaggctcaaaacgttcgtctcgcgatttccaaccaaactgtgcaattaattttttttcatctatatttaatgctccgtgcccgtatcgcaagattcgatgtggtatctactgtagcactttttgtgaaactttttgaaactaaacacagccttatacAAGATCATATAGGCTTTACACATTGATCTGCTGCATGGTACAGCTGGAACCTATATCTGAACAAAACCATGTAGATTTCAGAAAGCTCCCAACAATTGTGTATGTTGTCCCATACTTTTAAGAGATGTAAAGCATGCCCAAATCAACATGGCAGCTGAATTGGGTCTCAAACTCTCGATCCACTGGAACCAATGTACAACCATTTGAGCGCTCCCATTGCATCAGCAAGGCATGATCCATATCAGAATGTCGATGCTTACCAATGCATTAGCAAGACATGGTGCTTATCAGACTGTCGACTCTTACAGGTTGGAAGAACTGAAGATTTGTACGAGTGACGTCCATGTCCCGGACACCGCGAGCGCAGTCCCGATTACGATGACGGCCACGTCGGCGACGAGCCCGGTCCACCCAATCTCGGCGCCGAAGACCTTGAGGTGGAACGCGGCGGGCAGCACGAACCCGAGCACGACGCAGACGCTGCTGCCGACGAGCGAGAGGAAGTCGGCGAAGTTGGGCACGAGCATCGCCAGGAGCCCGACGACCACGACGAGGATCCAGCGCAGCCACCAGGCGTAGCGCTTGCCACAGAGCAGGCGCTCGGCGACCTCGTACACCGGATTCATCATCACCGGCATGGTGAAGAAGAGGTTGATGCAGAGTCCGAGCTGCACGAGGACCGAGAGCCAGCCCGTGCCGAGGTTGGTGGTGATGATGTCCCGTGTGGCGGCGCCGAACGCGAGGTAGCCCATGGCGCCGAACAGCCCGTACATGACGGCGATGAACGCCATGGACAGCGCGAGCGTGGCGCCGAATCTGCGCTTGTCCGCGGCCTCTGCCTCCAGCGGCAGGACCATGCCGATTCCCTCGAAGGCGTAGACAGCGACGCCGAGGCCGTAGAGGAGCTCGGCGGGGCCAGCGAAAGCGAACACGGGGGGCTTGTTGGCGAGCCAGATGGAGGCGTCCTGGCCCAAGACGACGCCCATGGCGCCGAGGTCAACGACGTCGGCGAAGATGCTGAGCGGCGCGAGGAGCGTGAGCGTCTTGATAGAGTTGAGTCCGAGCTGGAACGGCAGCATGGCCCAGATGAAGAGCGCCTTGGCCGTGAGGAGCGGGGACGCCGGGGACTCGGCCCCGATGGGGTAGAGGTGCGCCATGGTGTTGGAGATGAAGATTAGGTAGCCGACGCAGAAGCTGGCCTGGCTGAGCACGAGCATGGCGTCGACCGCGTGGCGCCCGGGCGCGCCGTAGATGGCGTGGCCCAGGTCCCCGAAAGAGGCGATCTTGGGGTGCTCGCCCGCGATCCGGCGGCGCGCGGCGACGAGGAGCATCATGCAGTGGAAGGTgagcgcggcgacggcgaggaggagcAGCGTCCCCGCCGCCCAGCCCGTGCGGGAGAAGGTGTAGGGGAGGCCCAGCACGCCCGAGCCGACGACGGCGATGAAGACGTTTGCGAACGTCTTGGGCTGCGATGACAGGtgcccgcccgcgccgccgccgtgcagcCCGTGCTGCGGGAGCAGCGGCGCCGCGTCGAGCCGCGAGGACGAGGAGCTCGCCTCCTTGTCGAACCCCATGGTCTGCGGCTGTGGATTCAGCCGCTGGATCAGACAAACCGAGCAGGGAACCAGCTGCGGCGGCGATTGGGAGTGTGGCGTGGCTAGCTGGTGGCCGGAAAAATGGGGAATTTTGGGAACCTCGTGCCGTGCGCTTTCTCGTTTTGTAGAGGCAGATGCAGTCAGAGGAGGAAGCGCCGTGGACCTTTCTTTGAGCAGCGCCGTGAACATGGTTCACGGCCTGTTTAGCAATCAATCAGTAGCTCAGTAGTACACGGTGCGTGTGTGGCGCACGGGAGGCGAGGGTGTCGGACTGTCGGCGCACGGGCGTGCCCCCTCTGTTTTTTTTTCGTGACCGTGCATAAGCACATATTCCATTAAAAAAAGTAGATAAACATTACAAGCTACCTATCAATAGTAAGTGCCGAGCTTACCAAAGAGTGGAACGGATTACAACAACTTAGGGCGTGCCGCGTGCCCCCTCTGTGCTGTGCACTACTACTCTGTAGTGGCGTCGAGGGGCTTGCTCGCCGGCACGGCGCCGGCGGCGAGGCCGCGAATGGAATGGTGAAGTGACTGGTTGTTCTGTTGTTAACCATACTACGACTGATCGCTAAATAGAATGCTCGCCGGCTTCTAGCTGTTAAGTCAATCCCCACGCAGCCACCACGCTACTGGGTTTTGACCAACTTCTTCAACTTGTTCGCAGCAGTGCAAATTGCAAAGCCGGCGCGGGTAGGCAACCAGGACGCCATTAAGCAAATCTGCACGAAAATGTTTCTCGCCCAAATCTGTCAGATGCCGTCCGTGTCGAGCACGATACGGCAGCGAGATTGAGCGAAGGAGCACTGGATCCGGGCGGATCAAACTTGTCTTTCCCTTCTGCTAATAGAACTAACGCGTGTTTCATCATGCGCTCGTGCCAACTGCTATGAGTATGAGAGAACCTGACAGAGAAAGTGACGTTGTTGTTTTCTCTcgtcttcttttcttcttctaggGGGAAAATTTTGATTTTTCGGTGACGTACTGACGTTGATGTAGTCATGGCCTGCCTGCCGATGCATGCACTTGCTACATGCGGTTAACCTGACACTTTGTAGTTTCCCGCGAAGATACTGACATCCTTCAGCCTTCACTCTGccttattataaaaaaaaacagaCATTATTAACTCTGCCTCTGTCTTATAtagcaaaacaaaacaaaaacaaaacggTAATTCTACCCCTCACGCGGGTTGGAACACTCAATTTCTCTTCTCCGGCCGGCGCGGCCTCTTCCTCTCTTCTCCATCTCCAGTAGGCTTTAGAAGAGATTTTGAGGAGGTAGGCAGGCCAAACGGTGAGGGCGAGAGAGACGGTAGCAAGATGAAGGCGGCGGCGCCGCCTTTGGAGCGAGCGGCGAAGGAGGCGACCGAACCAGGTTAGGACGAGGGCGGCCATGGTCATGACGACGGCGGAGGGAGGgggaaggaggaggtcgccgcaGGCACAGCAGGATCCATGACGGTGGAGCTTCAACAAGACTTACTACACCATGGTGGGGCGGTGGGCAAGGGCAGCgcgtcgggaggaggaagatgcgtAGAGAAACGAATCGCCGAAAACAATCGGGTGTAGGATAGGCAAACTCAAACAAAAATGCAATAATTNNNNNNNNNNNNNNNNNNNNNNNNNNNNNNNNNNNNNNNNNNNNNNNNNNNNNNNNNNNNNNNNNNNNNNNNNN
This region includes:
- the LOC136497009 gene encoding amino acid transporter AVT3B-like; amino-acid sequence: MFTALLKERSTALPPLTASASTKRESARHEVPKIPHFSGHQLATPHSQSPPQLVPCSVCLIQRLNPQPQTMGFDKEASSSSSRLDAAPLLPQHGLHGGGAGGHLSSQPKTFANVFIAVVGSGVLGLPYTFSRTGWAAGTLLLLAVAALTFHCMMLLVAARRRIAGEHPKIASFGDLGHAIYGAPGRHAVDAMLVLSQASFCVGYLIFISNTMAHLYPIGAESPASPLLTAKALFIWAMLPFQLGLNSIKTLTLLAPLSIFADVVDLGAMGVVLGQDASIWLANKPPVFAFAGPAELLYGLGVAVYAFEGIGMVLPLEAEAADKRRFGATLALSMAFIAVMYGLFGAMGYLAFGAATRDIITTNLGTGWLSVLVQLGLCINLFFTMPVMMNPVYEVAERLLCGKRYAWWLRWILVVVVGLLAMLVPNFADFLSLVGSSVCVVLGFVLPAAFHLKVFGAEIGWTGLVADVAVIVIGTALAVSGTWTSLVQIFSSSNL